The following are encoded together in the Triticum aestivum cultivar Chinese Spring unplaced genomic scaffold, IWGSC CS RefSeq v2.1 scaffold237329, whole genome shotgun sequence genome:
- the LOC123176622 gene encoding uncharacterized protein: MAAAMRLGGGALLRRTPVAEARRRLAHTTAEEMREVATRAAQIDKTKEELFDMVIDLNSNYNVPHSMKRKHLLLSQRLSSQIQPRPYDPAWRFCRRTERRNTFYKFVGVATCDLVGSAGLFLLLHGPHHRPKKWVVDWWDKLTS; the protein is encoded by the exons atggcggcggcgatgaggctcggcggcggcgctctTCTCCGGCGGACGCCTGTGGCGGAGGCAAGGCGGCGCCTCGCCCACACGACcgcggaggagatgagagaggTGGCGACCCGCGCGGCGCAAATCGACAAGACCAAGGAGGAGCTGTTCGACATGGTCATTGACCTCAATAGCAACTACAACGTTCCCCACAGCATGAAACGGAAGCACTTGCTCCTCTCGCAGCGCCTCTCCTCACAAATCCAGCCTAGACCATACGACCCAGCCTG GCGTTTCTGTCGACGTACCGAAAGACGCAATACTTTCTACAAGTTTGTGGGGGTGGCTACTTGTGACCTTGTCGGCTCAGCCGGCCTCTTCTTGCTCCTACACGGACCTCATCATCGACCAAAGAAGTGGGTTGTCGACTGGTGG